The genomic window tacaggcattccctttgctatataaatacattggcatgcgagccgaggatgtgcgtggtgactgatggtaccgggacgcttcggcaccgggacgcttcggtaccgggacgcttcgtgccctactgcgcgggagcgtcccgaagcgtcccggtaccaaagcgtcccgatacccctgtgacgcgttatagtgggacgcttcggtaccgggacgcttcggcaccgggacgcttcagtaccgggacgcttcggtaccgggacgcttcgtgatgtggggtattcgttgcgctgagaaggatagcacgcttttctgtacctctcttcgttttaactttctgagcgtgtttttaatccaaacatatcatatctatatgtttttggaatcaggaaccgacaaggaataagatgaaagtgtttttaaattgatttcgaaaaaaaaaatttgataataatttttatatatttaattttcagagcttgtttttaatccgaatataacatatttatatgtttttggaatcagcaaatgatggagaataagataaacgtaaatttggatcgttttataaattttttttttttttacaattttcagatttttaatgaccaaagtcattaattaatttttaagccaccaagctgaaatgcaataccgaagtccgggcttcgtcgaagattacttgaccaaaatttcaaccaatttggttgaaaaatgagggcgtgacagtgccgcctcaactttcacgaaaagccggatatgacgtcatcaaagacatttatcaaaaaaatgaaaaaaacgttcggggatttcatacccaggaactctcatgtcaaatttcataaagatcggtccagtagtttagtctgaatcgctctacacacacacacacacgcacacacgcacacacgcacacacacacgcacatacaccacgaccctcgtttcgattccccctcgatgttaaaatatttagtcaaaacttgactaaatataacaacacTTAtgagagggggcgggggggggggaggggagggggatcaAATTGTGTGCTCATGTTATCAAGGGAGGGCACCACCTAATCCTAGCAAATCTTCCTCCCTTGATTTTCCTGACGTGACACATGTGCAAGGTGATCAATAAAAAGTGcatcagtcacaaacaaatacaactaTTTGGCAGGATCAATTAGTACACTTGATGCATAAATGTTGATCTATTCAGCAAAATAAGTAATGCCCCGGCTGATACGTCCCCTCCTAAATTATCATCAGCAGATTATCATCGATATTTGTATGCCCTATGCACAgcctttgtttgttgttgtttttgttcatgTAACGTTTCAGGCGTATTCTCAAGACATTTAGAAAAATGTTATGGAAGCCTGAagatcaaagacaaaaatgtatttactgtgaaaacatgacatctatatatatatatgacttgtgtctgtctgtgtgtgtgtgtgtgtgtgtgagtgtgtgtgtgtgtgttcgcggcgcactgccaaagttctcgatgaatctgcttcaaatttggtgggcatattcaggtacaccccggacacatcctggtcgatgagaattttcaacacgtgctctcagcgcgcagcgttGAACCGATTTtgctttttctgttcatcttcccagatccattcccagtaactcttccttatcttctccagtgttttgcgtttatctcccttccttcgtgtggcgtcaatccatattcccgttactatttttagaaggtcactgtccacaacgctttcatcccggcgaagccggatattctcgttactatttttagaaggtcactgtccacaattcggctctacttcttcctggcgaagccgggtatcccggcaaagccggtacccggcgaagcgggtaatcatctagtatgtatatatttttagattctaAATTTGATCAAGAATACGATGGaatcaattttaaatgtgtaaaaccgattttaatgacaactttgatGAGCAAACTAATATACTATTTTTTAaacttccgagctgaaatgcaatatcaaagtccggacttcgtcaaatactgcttgactaaaaattttaattaatttggtttaaaaatgagagcatgacagtgccgcctcaactttcacaaaaaaatcGGATTAGACGtaatcaaagatatttatcaaaacaatgaaaaccaGGTCTGGGGATAGCATACTCAGGAATCCTCATGTCAAGTTTAATGacgatcggtcctgtagttttctatgaatcgctctacacatacacacagacacacacacatataccacaaccctcgtttcgattccccgtctatgtttttgactaactgtaaaaagaagaaataatcctcaacaacaaaaatcgaaCAACAATTCTAGCATTCATCCTCAATCCTGTCAAGACGACCCTCATCGTCTACTGGTCGCCCCCCAATGTGGATCTCACCCTGAAGTTGGGTGGTCCCGTTGTAGGACTTTCGCGAAGGCGAGTTGCGCCTGGCAGTGTACCAGTTAATGGGGGCGATGGATTTGGCCCTGGATTTGGCCCTGGGTCTTCCCATGAAGCGGGACAAGTGGGTGGAGCTGGAGGCCTCCGAGGGGGAGCCGGTGGGCGTTGTGGTGGTGCTGCTATTCCCACTGGGCATCACGCGTTCCCAGAAGCGGCTCACCTCATCGGATATCGTCGCCTCTCGGTTGATGGCCCGCCACTCTCGCTGCCACTTTCTCAGCGCCCGTACCTCAGGATTTCGTCTGACCTGGTAACCCCTCCACCAACGCTGGATCAGCACTGCCCTCTCATCGGCCGTCCAAGACGTTTGCATGACTTTAGGTGGACTCAGCCTGGGAAAATCTTCAAGGTGCGACTCCACAAAAGGGATCGAGGCGAGGGGCCGGCGTGCACGGTACGGATGCAGGGGGTTGTTGTTGTACAGATACTCCGTCAGGATGTCGAAGGAGTTGATAGGTCCCCTCCTGTACACGAAGCACCCGGCGAACTTAGCCTTGTTCAGCATGTGCTCCAACGCAGGCTCGACGTAAGGCCAGACGAAATGCTCGATGTACTCGCGGTTCGAACAGGTCTTCTTGTCGGGAATGGAAGGGGCTGGAGGCAGAGCCACTCGCCTGCGACGCATGATTGACGTCCAGTACCCAGCGCAGCTGGGGTTCCCAACCGCGGGGTTCAGTTCTTGCTCCGGGTCGAAGTCTCCGGTCACCGGGTAGTGCCTTGTTCCGCAGAAAGCCGGGTGGTGCTTGGCCGGGTCGTAGTCTGAACAATCAATTTCCTCGGACATGTCGTGGCCCGCCAAGTCTCTTTGCTCTTTGCGGGTATCTCTGCAGCTTTGCTCCCAGGGGCATGGGGGAGAGTCATAGGTAATCATAGACATGTTGGGTTTTAACGATTTTGCCGGGTATCTCTCGTAATATTTTTTTCCGGAGTTTTAGTCCTTGGTGTCCACTCTAAGTAACTGACAATGTTCTGTTGCCTGTATTGACTAGGAGGACATTTCTGTTCACGTTATTCACCGATTCAGTGAAGACACAGTGAAGACACAAGTAGCCGAAGCTTATTTTCAGCGTTTCCAAATGACGAATGGATTCTGCTGACGTCATGTTATGTATCGACGTGGTCTTTCACTCTGACGTCATTCTCGTTCACCATAGACCTCGGCAAGATGTATGATTAGTCTTGGCGTGCTGGTCGAATCCATAACTATGACATCAGGATCAAGAATAGACACATAGTGATACATTATTTTCTGGACAAGCAACATTTTTTGAGGACCCAATTTCTGGTACACGAGTTATGGTGAATCCAAATATAAAGGTGATCTACTGCAgcattattttttttggggggggacaAAACTAAAGATTGCTTTTGGGATTTGGGATAGTTgattttagaattttttttcctcgaacaagaacaacacaagCAAATAATGTGGACATTATAAACGTTCTACCTGCTTATAAAGACAATAATTATAcagtcaaagaaaaacaaaaacagagacatacacacaaattaTCACATCTCTGCACAATCTAACTTATTacctaaccaactcttcatatgaGGACCAGAAATCTAAAATAAATTGTAAATGTTACCAGCATtgaaactggaatatttttctatttcaaatctATATTTCAAATTCCTTAAAAATATTTCTAACAGTGGCCTTGTTCTCTTGTAATTtactcttataaatataaaactttgcaaacaaaataataaaatccaaaaccacaTCTACGTTAACGTTTTTcatacaaccaaacaaaaaagattctTTTGTAAAAAGAACATTAGCGCGGTGAATACAACTTCTATTTAACAAATCAAGGGGACTGTGAACAAAATTTGAACAAATGACCGGCTGGCAACACCAAGAAAGCGATGAAGCAATCTGGTCTGAAACCATCTTAACTGTGTGTCCTTATAGTTGTTTTAAAACACTTATCAAAAATCTGTTACCAGTTCAGGTTGCAAAAAAACATTCCATCTGTTCATGCCTGCAGGGTTATCATCACATTTTGATTTAAAAATACTTCTTTACTTGCCTGTTTGCCTCTAAATAATCTGCCAAGGTTTTTAATCCCTAATCTGAAAACCATTTAACGAATCAATTTTTACTTTtctcaaaattcagaataaaaaaacaagaaaggtagtttgttggaacgtttgtgtaaacaaacaaagaaacgatgacgtaatttgaactacacagtatGTAACTACATTTGTAAAGAAGCAGCAATGTTTTTCCCTATTCTAGTGGCGTGGTTCGTGTACggcccatactttttacgttaaatccttctttggaatGTATGGGTTGTACATGACctacatcatccggactgtgtaacAGTCCTAAGCGTGATCCAGTGAAGGTTAAACGATATGAATGTGTGATATTTTACTCTCATCTATAAAGTTGCCTCCcttgatttgtgtttgtgataatTTTTATAAAAATGTTTTCCCCCTCAAATCAATGCAACAGAGAAAACTAGTTATACATGGTGTCTTGAGATATTAATTCCTTATTTTTAACATCATGCAATTTCTTCAAAATGATCTCCAATGATCTCCTCTTGCACAAAATACTTGTTTCGCTATTTGTTTCTTGTATCATTATTTTGAAGGAGATTACCTATCTGAAAATCACAGCAAACATTCCTAGGTATCTGTagaattagaaaaaaaagtggtTACAATTTAGTCATCTGATATGATACGTGATAGATAAGTCGCACTCAGGAatcatcacataattatttgtgCTTACAGTTACActtgaacataaaaaatatctGTATTCATTTACAGAGTGACCTACAtaaatctttttattttaatattATACATtgttatcttttcttttttacaggTGATAGCGTATGCTGCCATCTCATGTGGCAAGCTACCAAGTCTTAGGCAAAAGACAGCTGGGTTTGTCGACACACTCCCACTTTTCCGACAAGGCTGTCCAGCTAGACTGGACTCTTACAAACAGGAGGCACTATGCCATCATTTCTTTTGTGACGCTTTTGCTGCACACAACGCACTTGCAGATGCAGAAGCCCTAAAGAAATTGGTTGAACAGGTGCAGTTTGCACAAGAACTTCTGGTTAAACACTCTTTTACTCTGGAGTTTGTTTTGGAGTTGCAGAGATTTTCAGCAGCCAAAAAAAGCATGATGACCAGCTGGGAGAATCTTGTGTTCTGTCTAAATCAGTGGCTGAAAAAGCTGCTGGTTCTGGCCTGAGTGTTGACCATTTGAGGCTCGCTTACAGTAGGGGTGGGGCAGATGCAGTTGAAGCCGTTCTGTCTGAACAAAATACAGATAGAAAAACCCGCGTAACCAAACAGAAGAGTATCCTGACAAGACTGTCCATTTTTGTGGCTGATATGACTCAGTAGGTTTAATCACTTTCCTTCTTAAGTTTCTGTTTCGGCTATTCTCGTGAATTAATTTTGATCAAGGGAGTAATTTAAAGACTTTGGATTACATTTTCCAACGAAAGCTTTTATGTTGTGTTAAATCTGTTATTCAAATAGTAACCAGATTTACTTTCACTTTCTAAATTTACAATTGAAATAAAACATTGAGTTCCTGGATGATGAAAGTTCATGTCACATGAGTAATGTGAAGAAAATATTGAATTAGTAGGCCACCATGCGTTAGAGATTTgttttaacccttaggctggttgtcgcgacatatgtcgcgctactttagtatactgtcacctggttgtcacgacatatgtcgcgctactggctcagtctgtttggtcggttccgattacctcccatggatgcgaaaacctatatgaccgttttttgttatttttctctctgttaattcactagtggctatgtaacatgtgttacataATTGCACTGgtcagtgtaagggttaacctTCTTCACTTTACTCTCATAAAACTAAATGTAAACGTTAAACACATGTAGTTTCAAAGACAAGGACCACCATGTAAACTGAGAAAGGCAGCAAACTTGCATCAGTCATCCTGCATAGCAAAACAGGTTGAGGTGACATTCTAAAACCCATCAACTAACTAACCGCACAGTggaccttcaccgtgcttcgtgggtcgtggacgacccagagcctcacaaaatcgtctttatctctgacactatttggagtttttaattgagacttcatgtaatctccaatCATCATAGGTATCTTCCTATtgcccaacttttgaaagattatctttgtaaacaaacaaataaacaatgacgtaatttgaactacacagtccggatgatgtgggtcgtggacgacccatatggaattacgtCAGGAATTTTATgctgtttatccttattcggatggtgtgggtcgtgtacgacccatactctacAAAGAGGCGGCAAAGCGTTtattcctattcggatggcgtgggtcgtgtacgacccatactttttacgttgaatcttTCTTTGCAAAGTATGGGTCCTACAATtagacccacatcatccggaccgtcgcgatataaccttcgtggttgaaaacgacgtaaaacaccaaataaagaaagaaacatcatccggactgtgtagtccaaagcgtgatccagTGAAGGTTAAGACCTTCAACAATCATAGAAAATTGGGTCTAATAAAGGAGGGAGTGTTAAAATGAAGGTAAtttaacagaggttatgaacatcaagtctgagaaaaaaaggcCCTAAAATGAGGGGGTCTTGTATTggttggggaggggagggggggggggggtaaaaggggggttgcactgtatgCATATAACAAACGAAATTGAAAAGTTGTTATTGAAATACAAGACCAAATTTTAAACGCAGCTCCTCTGACCATGCACTGTCATATGATCTACAGTATTTCTGTCAGTCGGTTAATCTCTTTGGTTATTGCAaaactttttgtgtgtcttcCTTCATGCAACAACCACTTTCATGGGCCTGCCAGCTCTTCTAATCAATATCAAGAAGATTCAGGGGTTAAATCTTCATAGAGAAATATCTAATGTTATTCACATTCAATCATACGTGTAAATACGTGTTTCACCGAATTAATATTTGTTCACCTTGTAATATGGTACCTCTAAGACGTTAATCTGAAACTGTTTGATGCTTTCTTGAATAAATTTGTTATTCTTTCCGCCATAAATAATGGTGGGGGTAAAGGGGTGAAGTTGAtgggagtgggggaggggggattggTGGTGAAAGGCAGTGCTGGAGAAGGGAATTGCGGGATGTTTAAGTTGTCAAATGTAGATTGTTTCATGCTGTCACACACTAATAATAAATTAGAGCATTCTGTGATTTGGTCAGTAGTTTAACCAAATATGTGATTGGAGACGTATGGATTTTGTTCTCCCTTTGTACCTTGATATTTCAGTACTGATGTTGTTTAAATCTTTTCATGGACTGTGTTTTTATTGAATGATGTTGTTGCTCTGTTTCTCCAAATGTTGTCTTTACAAAGTTAAAAGTACTGTGTTATATTTATGTACAAATAAATCACAATGATAAAAAGTATGCGCTGAAAAGATACAGATATTAGATGCGGCGAAACCTTTCGAAAGCATGAGCAAAAGAACAattcaaaaaaatcaaaatcaagttgtatgtttgtgtgtgtgtgtgtgtgtgtgtgtgtgtgtgtgtgtgtgtgtgtgtgtgtgtgtgtgtgtgcgagtgtatgcgagtgtgtatatatgtgtgtgtgtgtgtgagcatgtttgtgtgtcagtttattgtgtgtgtgtgtgtgtgtgtgtgtgtgtgtgtgtgtgtgtgtgtgtgtgtgtgtgtgtgtgtgtgtgtgtttatctgactaccttgcttttctatttggaagataataattatgcactctTGTTTGAAAAAatgtgtagggggtgggggtagtaaaagcgtCACAGATCAAGATTTCGGgtgacaagaggtgtgtttatattaactgtgatgaagagagagaactgaacttggtatctaacacaaTATCTCAACACTGTAACCACTCTTCCACTTTTAATTCATGTTTGATTGTCTTTCATGCTTGTAAgtgagcttcaaaaatgggtaaacaAATTTGTTATCTCTAAATTTACCattaaaatcactatgtttcaTGTTcaattttgcttccctatttctcttcttcggtttttatatttagtcaagttttgactaaatattttaacgtagaggggggaatcgagacgagggtcgtggtgtatgtgtgtgtgtgtgtgtgtgtgtgtgtgtgtgtgtgtgtgtgtgtgtgtctgtgtgtgtgtgtgtagagcgattcagaccaaactactggaccgatctttatgaaatttgacatgagagtttctgggtatgaaatccccgaacgtttttttcatttttttgataaatgtctttgatgacgtcatatccggcttttcgtgaaagttgaggcggcactgtcacgccctcatttttcaaccaaaatggttcaaattttggtcaagtaatcttcgacgaagcccggggttcggtattgcatttcagcttggtggcttaaaaattaattaatgactttggtcattaaaaatcggaaaattgtaaaaaaaaataaaaatttatcaaacgatccaaatttacgtttatcttattctccatcatttgctgattccaaaaacatataaatatgttatattcggattaaaaacaagctctgaaaattaaatatataaaaattattatcaaaattaaattgtccaaatcaatttaaaaacactttcatcttattccttgtcggttcctgattccaaaaacatatagatatgatatgtttggattaaaaacacgctcagaaagttaaaacaaagagaggtacagaaaagcgtgctatccttcttagcgcaactactaccccgctcttcttgtcaatttcactgcctttgccatgagcggtggcctgacgatgctacgagtaaaatggcattgcgttcagtttcattctgtgagttcgacagctacttgactaaatattgtattttcgccttacgcgacttgtttgatcatctgactgactacattactttttaattgaaagagaatatgcactcttttctcgcaaaatgggtagggggtgggggtagtaaaagcatcacagttcaagattttgtgtgacaagaggtgtgttttatataactgtgatgaagagggacaactgaacttggtatctaacacaatatctgaacactgtaaccactcttacacttttgatttatgtttTACTGTCTTCCATGCTTCTAAttgagcttcaaaaatgggtaaataAATATCTTTTTTGCATTATTTTGATGTAACAAGTCATATTCATGCTCaattttagaactaacacaattttttttttaaacaaagatttttttcaaaaaaaggcCCAAAAAGTGACATTCGCGCTGTAGCTCTTTCTTAAAAAATCGTTGAAGATGCAGGTTTgaaatttgtgaccctccaccacgaaatgagtcgcatgtcacctcgcgcggttctgcgctaggcttaatatatgtccggggagtgtctggtaacagtgtgagggtcaccttagtcacaggcttataacttcAACAGTGTTCACCAGTAGCTATTTCCTGTAATAACACGGCCTTTTTGACCAATTTCATTTCCAGATTCGGTTGAGAGGCATGCAATGAGGGAAGATACAATTGTGCATGACATTTTCCCAATCAGACCTGCATTCCAGTTACAGTAAATAAATAAGATTTTTTTTCCATGGACAAATCACGGTGTGAACACCCATAACACATAACAACACAACCGTTTTATAAGCACAGGCTTTGCTCTCAATTCAGTGATCTAAAATAAACCAAAGAAAAAGAGGAAAACTAATAaatggacaacaacaacaacaacaaaacagacaatTCTTTTAAAAAGATATCCACATCACAAGATGTTTGTACCGGAACAAAATCAACTCAACACACAGCAAGCGAAAAGGTGTATTTGGAATATtgagaaacagacaaacactccCAGACAATTTAGATATTTTAATTTGTGAAACACAGCACGCGGATTGCAAACCATTCGCGATAGAGCAATAGATCAGTACTGCACCATCTTGACCGACTTGACCTTCATGGCAATGTCTTCGCCGTGCCAGGTGGGCAGCCAGTGGTCCCGGCCCTCCCAGAACTGAAAATAGTCGTCACTGGCACCGGTTGTCCAGGGCTGCTTGTAGGGATAGTTGATGTAGCTCGGCGCAAACCAATTGCCTCCAATGGCCACGTTGAGAATCAGGTAAAACTAGAGAAGAGCAGATGGCACGATCGTTTTAAACGTTTTTGGAGTTTGACCAAACAAAAGCCACAACAAGCAATGGTTGAACAAGGAATACATCCCAGTcgaaatatgttatgtttatgttttgttcaTGTTGCTTGTTGTATAATGTTGTGATATGCAACGCACACACATTTCTCAttcgaaaaataaataaagtgttctatgtctttGTTTAATGTTGTAACTGTGTGGGCGTTTAACAACATGTATCATCTTTGTCTAGCGTGAGAAAGACTGAACATCAGGCGAAGTTGAGAAGGTTTTAAACCAACAGTCTTTTTGGTTAGACTAAACGTTTCAAAGTTCACGTCATTGGACGCTGTAATCAATCAACAACTGCacaaaataacagaaaaaatCCTACCTATAGATACCTTCGATCCATCCCTGTAAACGTACACAGCCACATACAAATTATCTACTGCTCTAGCTCGATAAACGCTTAACAAAAATCAATCTATTTATTCATCCGTACTAGACCCCACTGTAACCTTAGAATTTCACAAGTACAACCAGACTCTGGTCATCGAACGCTAACATGTTGTGAAGTTTCGTGGAATAGTTGAACAATTGTTAAGTTCGATCCCCCCCTGTAAACGTACACAGCCAGATACATAAGCTCTCACCAACTGGAAACGACACTGATACAGTATCCAGAGAACTACGAAACGCGCTGCTTTTCAAGTAAAAACGTTGAACCGACGAATTATAGCAGTCATACAACAGAACAAAGATCTATTCTTTCAACTATAGCAACAATATTTGGCCCCAACTAACAACAATAAGACgaacaagaacaacagcaggaacaacaacagcaaaaagaacaccaacaacaataGCAACGTGTCAATTTTACGTAGCTCCTCACCGGCCTGTCAAAAGGAGCGTTTTTGCCGCCACGGGCCCAGATGTTGGTTCCGTTCAGATGGGAGGCGTTCCAGAATCCCTGAGGGGGAGTGTCCAGTGTCAGCACCCTGTGGTCGTCCACCCCCGTCCTGCACACACGCCGTACACAATAGAACAAAATGACCCGTCGGTGCTTCAGGCCCTTGTGGTAGGATCATTTTGCGTCATCAAAACAAGAAGAGAAAATGCTCATTTGTATAAATATAAATCAGAAACAAATTATCTACTGCTCTAGCTCGATATACGCTAATAACAACACAATCTATTTATTCATCCGTATGTGACcttaaaatttcaaaagtaCAACCAGACTCTGGTCATGTCTAGAGGCAATCGAACGCTAAAATTTTGTGAAGTTTCGTGGATCTAGCTTAAATGAATAGTTGAACAATTGTTAAGTATTAATTTGACCCAAAACTAACCGTGCTACGACCTTGACATTTGGCAATGGTCAACCAGACCTGGGCGATGTCTAGAGGTCATCAAACTATGAGAGCTTGTGAAGTTTGAAAGCTCGAGcttaaaaacacgatcaagtgaTTGATAATTGTTCACCGCAGTGACCTTGAAATTACGAGGGTAAACCCCAACCTGTGTGAAGTTCAAAGAATTGACGAATGCGTTACTCTTCCTGTAGCCTGTATGAGCCAAGTTCAACGGTACAACTTAACGATGAATGACAGACACCAGGACACTCTGATAAAAACTCGTACCTCTGTTTACCTGATATAATCCTCTGTCCAGTCCAGCCAGTAGGTGTGAAACTCGTCACCAAACGTGGTCCCCTCAAGGCGACTGTAACACAACAGGAATATACAGCTGAtttaataaacaaacaaaaaaaggtatGCACAGCGTTCTGTTCTAATCATCACTATATCACACCCCGTATATTTACGGCTATATCGAGCGTGCGCCTCCAGATCCGGACTTTATAGCTCAATCAATGATCGTGATGCTGTGTATAGTCTCTACCACAGAGGCGTTGCGGGGGTACCACACAGTTTTGACTGCttcatttctttttatatttagtcaagttttgactaaatgttttaacgtagaggggggaatcgagacgagggtcgtggtgtatgtgtgtgtgtgtgtgtgggtctgtgtgtgtgtgtgtgtgtgtgtgtgtgtgtgtgtgtctgtctgtctgtctgtctgtctgtctgtctgtctgtctgtctgtctgtagagcgagtcagaccaaactaccggaccgatctttatgaaatttgacatgagagttcctgggaatgatatccccggacgtttttttctttttttcgataaatacctttgatgacgtcatatccggctttttgtaaaagttgaggcggcactgtcacaccctcatttttcaatcaaattgattgaaattttggcccagcaatcttcgacgaaggccggacttcggtattgcatttcagcttggtggcttaaaaattaattaatgactttggtcgacCATGCTAAGTCTGCATTCTTCTCATCCAAAATACTCGCATGCACCTCAGTCAAACAGCTGTTTAGTGTCACCAATGACATCTTAGGCAAGGTGACTTGTTCCCCTCTTCCCACTATGTTCTCTGTACATGAGCTTCCCCAGAAGTTCGCTGACTTTTTCACTGCGAAGATCGCGCTTATTCGCGAGAAGCTTGATTCTGCTGTTGTCCCGCCTTCACCGGTTGCCGATAGGATGTATTGTGGTCCAGCCCTGCAGCGTTTTGAGCCTGTCACCAGCGAGTTTGTAAAAAAGGTGTGTTTAGGCGCTAGTCCGAAAACGTGCGAGCTTGACCCCATTCCGTCCTCTCTGCTGTGTGAT from Littorina saxatilis isolate snail1 linkage group LG4, US_GU_Lsax_2.0, whole genome shotgun sequence includes these protein-coding regions:
- the LOC138963566 gene encoding IQ domain-containing protein K-like — protein: MSMITYDSPPCPWEQSCRDTRKEQRDLAGHDMSEEIDCSDYDPAKHHPAFCGTRHYPVTGDFDPEQELNPAVGNPSCAGYWTSIMRRRRVALPPAPSIPDKKTCSNREYIEHFVWPYVEPALEHMLNKAKFAGCFVYRRGPINSFDILTEYLYNNNPLHPYRARRPLASIPFVESHLEDFPRLSPPKVMQTSWTADERAVLIQRWWRGYQVRRNPEVRALRKWQREWRAINREATISDEVSRFWERVMPSGNSSTTTTPTGSPSEASSSTHLSRFMGRPRAKSRAKSIAPINWYTARRNSPSRKSYNGTTQLQGEIHIGGRPVDDEGRLDRIEDEC